A single window of Gossypium arboreum isolate Shixiya-1 chromosome 13, ASM2569848v2, whole genome shotgun sequence DNA harbors:
- the LOC108463104 gene encoding caffeic acid 3-O-methyltransferase-like, with protein MMSSQQSTTKEEEDCLRAIQYATSTVLPFALKAAVDLDLFEIIAKSGPGSMVSAAEIVSKLPAKNPNAPEIIDRILRFLTVHSVLDCKLVTDEDGNTTRLYGIASIGRYFAKNKDGISVVPILHLTMDRHMIECWNFLKEATLEGGLSFVRGFGVDIFEMAAKDRNLANTFNHSMSNHTAIVMNKALQIYKGFEGLTQVVDVGGGWGTNLKLIISKYPRIKGINFDLPFVVKDAPNIPGVEHVGGDMFNKVPNAEVIFMKWILHDWGDKECLKLLRNCYEAISECGKVIVVESVLPELPTPNIVTATTLTYDVGMLHLLPGGKERTFKEFETLFVQAGFAAFKPICRVYNYWVIELLKNVNNSPQ; from the exons ATGATGAGTTCACAACAAAGTACAACAAAGGAAGAGGAAGATTGCTTACGGGCAATTCAATACGCTACTTCAACAGTGCTTCCTTTTGCTTTGAAAGCCGCCGTTGATCTTGATTTATTCGAGATTATAGCGAAATCGGGTCCAGGTTCCATGGTTTCTGCTGCTGAGATTGTCTCCAAACTTCCTGCTAAGAATCCTAATGCTCCCGAAATCATCGATCGTATACTTCGATTTCTGACGGTCCATTCGGTCTTGGATTGCAAGCTTGTTACCGATGAAGACGGAAACACGACGAGATTATATGGTATTGCTTCTATCGGCAGATATTTTGCTAAAAATAAAGATGGAATTTCCGTAGTTCCAATACTGCATTTGACTATGGATAGACATATGATCGAGTGTTG GAACTTCTTGAAAGAAGCAACATTGGAAGGTGGGTTGTCATTTGTGAGGGGATTTGGAGTGGACATTTTCGAGATGGCTGCAAAAGATAGAAATTTAGCCAATACTTTCAACCACTCAATGTCCAACCACACTGCCATAGTCATGAATAAAGCCCTACAAATCTACAAGGGTTTTGAAGGCTTAACCCAAGTGGTTGATGTGGGAGGAGGATGGGGCACAAATCTTAAGCTCATTATTTCAAAGTACCCTCGAATTAAGGGCATTAACTTTGATTTGCCCTTTGTTGTTAAAGATGCACCCAATATTCCAG GTGTGGAGCATGTAGGAGGAGATATGTTCAACAAAGTTCCTAATGCAGAAGTTATTTTTATGAAG TGGATACTTCACGATTGGGGAGACAAAGAATGCTTGAAATTGCTAAGAAATTGTTATGAAGCAATATCAGAGTGTGGAAAAGTGATAGTAGTGGAATCAGTATTGCCAGAACTGCCCACGCCTAACATTGTCACAGCCACAACACTCACTTATGATGTGGGAATGCTTCATTTGCTCCCTGGTGGAAAGGAAAGAACATTCAAAGAGTTTGAGACATTGTTTGTTCAAGCTGGTTTCGCTGCTTTCAAACCTATTTGTCGTGTTTACAATTATTGGGTCATTGAATTGTTGAAAAATGTGAACAATTCACCACAATAg